One Streptomyces drozdowiczii DNA segment encodes these proteins:
- a CDS encoding MerR family transcriptional regulator, translated as MRSSGDGTAAGAPYPQQGSTADRTIRQSAAPAAVAGDGMASADDIGYRGPTACAAAGITYRQLDYWARTGLVEPSVRPAYGSGTQRLYSFRDVVLLKIVKRFLDTGVALQNIRTTVQHLRARGFQDLERMTLMSDGATVYECSSPAEVVDLLQGGQGVFGIAVGVVWRDVDAALSQLHGERVDTGETLIGHNPADELARRRNRAV; from the coding sequence GTGAGAAGCAGCGGCGACGGTACGGCAGCGGGTGCGCCGTATCCGCAGCAGGGGAGTACGGCCGACCGGACCATCAGGCAGTCGGCGGCACCGGCTGCGGTGGCGGGGGACGGCATGGCATCGGCCGACGACATCGGTTACCGCGGGCCCACGGCGTGCGCGGCGGCGGGGATCACGTACCGGCAACTGGACTACTGGGCGCGCACCGGCCTCGTGGAGCCGAGCGTCCGACCGGCGTACGGATCGGGCACCCAGAGGCTCTACAGCTTCCGGGACGTCGTCCTGCTGAAGATCGTGAAGCGCTTCCTCGACACCGGAGTGGCGCTCCAGAACATCCGGACCACCGTCCAGCACCTGCGGGCCCGGGGCTTCCAGGACCTGGAGCGGATGACGTTGATGAGCGACGGGGCCACGGTCTACGAGTGCTCCTCGCCCGCCGAGGTGGTCGATCTGCTCCAAGGCGGCCAGGGCGTCTTCGGGATCGCCGTCGGCGTCGTGTGGCGGGACGTGGACGCCGCCCTGTCGCAGCTGCACGGGGAGCGCGTGGACACCGGTGAGACGCTGATCGGGCACAACCCGGCCGACGAGCTCGCGCGGCGCCGCAACCGGGCCGTCTGA
- a CDS encoding DNA polymerase IV — protein sequence MRAAPTILHLDMDAFYASAEQAAKPSLRGKPVVVGGLGTRGVVATASYEARRFGVHSAMPMAQARRLAPNAAYLVPRFTLYRAVSDQVMELLGRLSPLVEPLSLDEAFVDLEAGGTADDTASALEIGRELREAIQAVTGLSGSVGLAGSKMLAKIASEEAKPDGIRLIEPGTERAHLAPMPVRTLPGVGPATADHLRRAGMTTVNDLAEAGEAELIRLLGKAHGAALHRMASGFDDRPVVAERDAKSVSVEDTFEVDLHDRVRVRTEVERLADRCVQRLRGAGRSGRTVVLKVRRYDFSTLTRSETLRGPTDDPAVVREAAARLLEAVDTTGGVRLLGVGVTGLADYTQEDLFAQAAGERAAAAPPEDGDVPPEDPGGRAGPAEPGAGPEEAAEQLAARRWPAGHDVHHEIHGHGWVQGSGVGRVTVRFEEPGARAPGRVRTFRVDDPALRAANPLPLVPDPPDYSSWPASRPKSRSGAGAPGAASRP from the coding sequence GTGAGAGCCGCGCCCACCATCCTGCATCTGGACATGGATGCCTTCTACGCCTCCGCGGAGCAGGCGGCGAAGCCCAGCCTGCGCGGCAAACCGGTCGTGGTGGGCGGGCTCGGGACGCGCGGGGTCGTCGCGACCGCCTCGTACGAGGCACGGCGCTTCGGGGTGCACTCGGCGATGCCGATGGCCCAGGCCAGACGGCTCGCGCCGAACGCCGCCTACCTGGTCCCGCGCTTCACGCTGTACCGCGCGGTGAGCGACCAGGTCATGGAGCTGCTCGGCCGGCTCTCGCCGCTGGTGGAACCGCTCAGCCTGGACGAGGCGTTCGTGGACCTCGAAGCGGGCGGCACCGCCGACGACACCGCCTCCGCCCTGGAGATCGGCCGGGAACTGCGCGAGGCCATCCAGGCGGTCACCGGACTGAGCGGGTCCGTCGGGCTCGCCGGCTCCAAGATGCTCGCCAAGATCGCCTCCGAGGAGGCCAAGCCCGACGGCATACGCCTCATCGAGCCCGGCACCGAGCGGGCGCACCTCGCGCCCATGCCGGTGCGTACCCTGCCCGGCGTCGGCCCCGCCACGGCGGACCATCTGCGCCGCGCCGGGATGACGACGGTGAACGACCTCGCCGAGGCGGGCGAGGCGGAGCTGATACGGCTGCTGGGCAAGGCGCACGGGGCCGCGCTGCACCGGATGGCCTCCGGCTTCGACGACCGGCCCGTGGTCGCGGAGCGCGACGCGAAATCCGTCTCCGTCGAGGACACCTTCGAGGTGGACCTGCACGACCGCGTCCGGGTCCGCACCGAGGTGGAGCGGCTGGCCGACCGGTGCGTCCAGCGCCTGCGCGGCGCCGGGCGCTCGGGGCGCACGGTGGTGCTCAAGGTGCGCCGGTACGACTTCTCCACGCTGACCCGCTCCGAGACGCTGCGCGGCCCCACGGACGACCCCGCGGTCGTCAGGGAGGCCGCCGCCCGGCTCCTGGAGGCCGTGGACACCACCGGCGGGGTGCGGCTGCTGGGCGTGGGCGTCACCGGGCTCGCCGACTACACCCAGGAGGACCTGTTCGCCCAGGCCGCCGGTGAGCGGGCGGCGGCAGCCCCGCCGGAGGACGGCGACGTACCGCCGGAGGACCCGGGCGGTCGAGCGGGACCCGCAGAGCCCGGGGCGGGGCCGGAGGAGGCCGCCGAGCAGCTCGCGGCGCGCCGCTGGCCGGCCGGGCACGATGTGCACCACGAGATCCACGGACACGGCTGGGTGCAGGGGAGCGGGGTCGGGCGGGTGACGGTCCGGTTCGAGGAACCGGGGGCCCGGGCGCCCGGGAGGGTGCGCACGTTCCGCGTGGACGACCCCGCGTTGCGGGCCGCCAACCCCCTGCCGCTCGTCCCGGACCCGCCGGACTACTCCTCCTGGCCCGCCAGCCGGCCGAAGTCGCGGTCCGGGGCCGGGGCGCCGGGGGCGGCGTCCAGGCCGTAG
- a CDS encoding PRC-barrel domain-containing protein, producing MQTDIDPRSLIGRKAFDRKGTKIGTVDEVYLDDATGVPEWAAVRTGLFSRDAFVPLEPSEFVEDTLRVPFDRALIKDAPDFGVGRHLSPEQELQLYRHYGLDAAPGAPAPDRDFGRLAGQEE from the coding sequence GTGCAGACCGACATCGACCCGCGCAGCCTGATCGGCCGCAAGGCCTTCGACCGCAAGGGCACCAAGATCGGGACCGTGGACGAGGTGTACCTCGACGATGCGACCGGGGTCCCCGAATGGGCGGCCGTGCGCACCGGCCTCTTCAGCCGTGACGCCTTCGTCCCGCTGGAGCCGAGCGAGTTCGTGGAGGACACGCTGCGCGTCCCCTTCGACCGGGCGCTGATCAAGGACGCGCCCGACTTCGGCGTGGGCCGCCACCTCTCCCCCGAGCAGGAGCTCCAGCTCTACCGGCACTACGGCCTGGACGCCGCCCCCGGCGCCCCGGCCCCGGACCGCGACTTCGGCCGGCTGGCGGGCCAGGAGGAGTAG
- the gcvP gene encoding aminomethyl-transferring glycine dehydrogenase, translating to MTPRRTPLTQLEQGIPFEQRHIGPDAEAQAKMLAQVGYGSLDELTAAAVPDVIKSAEALALPEGRTEAEVLAELRGLADRNQVLAPMIGLGYYGTFTPPVILRNVMENPAWYTAYTPYQPEISQGRLEALLNFQTMVAELTGLPTSGASLLDEGTAAAEAMALARRVGKVKNGVFLVDADTLPQTVAVIETRAEPTGVEVVVADLTEGIPAEAAERGVFGVLLQYPGASGAVRDLKPVIDRAHELGAIVTVAADLLALTLLTSPGELGADIAVGTTQRFGVPMGFGGPHAGYMAVRDTFARSLPGRLVGVSVDADGNKAYRLALQTREQHIRREKATSNICTAQVLLAVMAGMYAVYHGPEGLRTIARRTHRYAAILAEGLRAAGVDVVTGSYFDTLTVRVPGRAGEVVADARERGVNLRLVDADTVSLACDETTTRTQVAAVWAAFGADGDVEALDATTEDALPEALLRTDTILTHPVFHQHRSETAMLRYLRKLADRDYALDRGMIPLGSCTMKLNATAEMESITWPEFGALHPFAPAEQAQGFLTLIRELEERLAEVTGYDAVSLQPNAGSQGEFAGLLAVRAYHRANGDENRTVCLIPSSAHGTNAASAVMAGMKVVVVKTADDGEVDIEDLRAKIAQYRDELAVLMITYPSTHGVFEEHVADICAEVHDAGGQVYVDGANLNALVGLAKPGRFGGDVSHLNLHKTFCIPHGGGGPGVGPVGVRAHLAPYLPNHPLQPAAGPETGVGPISAAPWGSAGILPISWAYVRLMGGEGLKRATQVAVLAANYIAKRLEPHYPILYNGPAGLVAHECIVDLRPISKATGVSIDDVAKRLIDYGFHSPTMSFPVAGTLMIEPTESEDLAELDRFCDTMIAIRAEIEKVASGEWSADDNPLANAPHTAAALGGEWEHAYSREVAVFPAGVSAADKYWPPVRRIDGAFGDRNLVCSCPPLDEYDN from the coding sequence ATGACCCCCCGTCGCACCCCGCTCACGCAGCTGGAACAGGGCATTCCCTTCGAGCAGCGCCACATCGGCCCCGACGCCGAGGCGCAGGCGAAGATGCTCGCCCAGGTCGGTTACGGCTCGCTGGACGAGCTGACCGCGGCCGCCGTGCCCGACGTGATCAAGAGCGCCGAGGCGCTGGCCCTGCCGGAGGGCCGGACCGAGGCCGAGGTGCTGGCCGAACTCCGCGGGCTCGCCGACCGCAACCAGGTCCTCGCCCCGATGATCGGGCTCGGCTACTACGGCACCTTCACCCCGCCGGTGATCCTGCGCAACGTCATGGAGAACCCCGCCTGGTACACGGCCTACACGCCGTACCAGCCCGAGATCTCGCAGGGCCGCCTCGAAGCCCTCCTGAACTTCCAGACCATGGTCGCCGAGCTGACCGGCCTGCCCACCTCCGGCGCCTCGCTGCTCGACGAGGGCACCGCCGCCGCCGAGGCCATGGCGCTCGCCCGGCGCGTCGGCAAGGTCAAGAACGGCGTCTTCCTGGTCGACGCCGACACCCTGCCGCAGACCGTCGCCGTCATCGAGACCCGCGCCGAGCCGACCGGCGTCGAGGTCGTCGTCGCCGACCTCACCGAGGGCATCCCGGCCGAGGCCGCCGAGCGCGGCGTCTTCGGCGTGCTCCTCCAGTACCCCGGCGCCTCCGGGGCCGTCCGGGACCTCAAGCCCGTGATCGACCGGGCGCACGAGCTGGGCGCGATCGTCACCGTCGCCGCCGACCTGCTGGCCCTCACGCTGCTCACCTCGCCCGGCGAGCTGGGCGCCGACATCGCCGTCGGCACCACGCAGCGCTTCGGCGTCCCGATGGGCTTCGGCGGCCCGCACGCCGGCTACATGGCGGTCCGCGACACGTTCGCCCGCAGCCTGCCCGGCCGCCTGGTCGGCGTCTCCGTGGACGCCGACGGCAACAAGGCGTACCGCCTGGCCCTCCAGACCCGCGAGCAGCACATCCGCCGCGAGAAGGCCACCAGCAACATCTGCACCGCCCAGGTGCTGCTCGCCGTCATGGCCGGCATGTACGCCGTCTACCACGGCCCCGAGGGGCTGCGCACGATCGCCCGGCGCACCCACCGCTACGCCGCGATCCTCGCCGAGGGCCTGCGCGCCGCCGGGGTCGACGTGGTGACCGGCTCCTACTTCGACACGCTCACCGTCCGCGTCCCCGGCAGGGCGGGCGAGGTCGTCGCCGACGCCCGGGAGCGCGGGGTCAACCTGCGCCTGGTCGACGCCGACACCGTCTCGCTGGCCTGCGACGAGACCACGACCCGTACCCAGGTCGCCGCCGTCTGGGCCGCCTTCGGCGCCGACGGGGACGTCGAGGCGCTGGACGCCACGACCGAGGACGCGCTGCCCGAGGCGCTGCTGCGCACCGACACGATCCTCACCCACCCGGTCTTCCACCAGCACCGGTCCGAGACCGCGATGCTGCGCTACCTGCGCAAGCTCGCCGACCGCGACTACGCGCTGGACCGCGGCATGATCCCGCTCGGCTCCTGCACGATGAAGCTGAACGCGACCGCCGAGATGGAGTCCATCACCTGGCCCGAGTTCGGCGCGCTGCACCCGTTCGCGCCCGCCGAGCAGGCCCAGGGCTTCCTGACGCTGATCCGCGAGCTGGAGGAGCGGCTGGCCGAGGTCACCGGTTACGACGCGGTGTCCCTCCAGCCGAACGCCGGATCGCAGGGCGAGTTCGCGGGGCTGCTGGCCGTCCGCGCGTACCACCGCGCCAACGGCGACGAGAACCGGACCGTCTGTCTGATCCCGTCCTCCGCGCACGGCACCAACGCCGCGAGCGCCGTGATGGCCGGTATGAAGGTCGTCGTCGTCAAGACCGCCGACGACGGCGAGGTCGACATCGAGGACCTGCGCGCCAAGATCGCGCAGTACCGCGACGAGCTGGCCGTGCTCATGATCACCTACCCGTCGACGCACGGCGTCTTCGAGGAGCACGTCGCCGACATCTGCGCCGAGGTGCACGACGCCGGCGGCCAGGTCTACGTCGACGGCGCCAACCTCAACGCGCTGGTCGGCCTGGCCAAGCCCGGCCGGTTCGGCGGCGATGTCTCGCACCTCAACCTGCACAAGACCTTCTGCATCCCGCACGGCGGCGGCGGCCCCGGCGTCGGCCCGGTCGGTGTGCGCGCGCACCTGGCGCCGTACCTGCCCAACCACCCGCTCCAGCCCGCGGCGGGCCCGGAGACCGGTGTCGGTCCGATCTCGGCGGCCCCGTGGGGCTCCGCCGGCATCCTCCCCATCTCGTGGGCGTACGTACGCCTGATGGGCGGCGAGGGGCTGAAGCGCGCGACGCAGGTCGCCGTACTCGCGGCCAACTACATCGCCAAGCGTCTCGAACCGCACTACCCGATCCTGTACAACGGCCCGGCCGGGCTCGTGGCGCACGAGTGCATCGTGGACCTGCGCCCGATCTCCAAGGCGACCGGCGTCAGCATCGACGACGTCGCCAAGCGGCTCATCGACTACGGCTTCCACTCGCCGACCATGTCGTTCCCGGTCGCCGGGACGCTGATGATCGAGCCGACCGAGAGCGAGGACCTCGCGGAGCTGGACCGGTTCTGCGACACGATGATCGCGATCCGCGCCGAGATCGAGAAGGTCGCTTCGGGGGAGTGGAGCGCGGACGACAACCCGCTCGCCAACGCCCCGCACACCGCCGCCGCGCTCGGCGGGGAGTGGGAGCACGCGTACAGCCGCGAGGTCGCGGTCTTCCCGGCCGGTGTCTCGGCCGCCGACAAGTACTGGCCGCCGGTGCGCCGGATCGACGGTGCGTTCGGTGACCGCAACCTCGTCTGCTCGTGCCCGCCCCTGGACGAGTACGACAACTGA
- a CDS encoding DUF5999 family protein, with product MCQHQPPCPTADSADREAARQVAHHPEQGWSLLCNGVLLFEDTGELLPDGQIIAPHRPLAASRVVKAA from the coding sequence ATGTGCCAGCATCAGCCACCCTGCCCGACAGCCGACTCAGCCGACCGGGAGGCCGCCCGCCAGGTGGCCCACCACCCGGAGCAGGGCTGGAGCCTGCTGTGCAACGGCGTCCTGCTCTTCGAGGACACCGGTGAGCTGCTTCCGGACGGGCAGATCATCGCCCCGCACAGGCCCCTGGCGGCGAGCCGGGTCGTCAAAGCCGCCTGA
- a CDS encoding glutamate-cysteine ligase family protein, protein MGEKVVAGDFDLSDRQRYRRKLHQCLEALSGLLAERRFDRPRNLMGMEIELNLTGADAMPKMLNGQVLERIASHDFQTELGMFNLEVNIVPHHLSGRVLDQLAEELRTGLGYADRKAGEVDAGIMMIGILPTLGRDDMVRSNLSDVDRYALLNDQMLAARGESFSLDIEGVERLVATAGSITPEAACTSLQLHLQVTPERFADVWNAAQAVAAVQVALGANSPFLFGREVWRESRPPLFEQATDTRPPELQNQGVRPRTWFGEKWIGSVEELFEENVRYFPPLLPICDEEEPLRVLADGGVPQLKELVLHNGTVYRWNRPVYGIADGVPHLRVENRVLPAGPTVADVIANTALYYGLVRALAEESRPVWTRMPFSAAAENFETACRHGIDAELLWPRPGRSGGLTRVPVTKLVRDELLPLAAAGLDGWNIEPADRDHYLGIIDGRCKRRTNGASWQADTYHRAREAGLDRGAALAAMTRRYGELMQGGDPVHTWPAGVPAP, encoded by the coding sequence ATGGGGGAGAAGGTCGTCGCGGGCGACTTTGACCTGTCCGACCGGCAGAGGTACCGGAGGAAGCTGCACCAGTGCCTGGAGGCGCTGTCCGGGCTCCTGGCCGAGCGGCGGTTCGACCGGCCGCGCAACCTCATGGGCATGGAGATCGAACTGAATCTCACGGGCGCCGACGCCATGCCGAAGATGTTGAATGGGCAGGTACTGGAGCGCATCGCGAGTCACGATTTCCAGACGGAACTGGGGATGTTCAATCTTGAGGTGAACATAGTCCCCCATCATCTGTCGGGGCGTGTTCTGGACCAGTTGGCCGAGGAGCTGCGGACCGGGCTCGGATATGCCGACCGGAAGGCCGGTGAAGTCGATGCCGGGATCATGATGATCGGAATCCTGCCGACGCTCGGCCGCGACGACATGGTCCGGTCCAATCTCTCCGACGTCGACCGCTACGCCCTTCTGAACGATCAAATGCTGGCGGCGCGCGGCGAGAGTTTCTCGCTCGATATCGAAGGCGTCGAGCGGCTGGTCGCGACCGCCGGATCGATCACCCCGGAGGCGGCCTGCACCTCGCTGCAACTGCATCTCCAGGTCACCCCGGAACGCTTCGCCGACGTGTGGAACGCGGCGCAGGCCGTCGCCGCAGTGCAGGTCGCCCTGGGGGCCAACTCGCCGTTCCTCTTCGGCCGGGAGGTGTGGCGCGAGTCGCGCCCGCCGCTGTTCGAGCAGGCCACGGACACCCGGCCGCCCGAACTGCAGAACCAGGGCGTGCGGCCCAGGACCTGGTTCGGGGAGAAGTGGATCGGCTCGGTCGAGGAACTCTTCGAGGAGAACGTGCGGTACTTCCCGCCGCTCCTGCCCATCTGCGACGAGGAGGAGCCGCTGCGCGTCCTCGCCGACGGCGGGGTCCCCCAGCTGAAGGAGCTGGTCCTCCACAACGGCACGGTCTACCGCTGGAACCGGCCGGTGTACGGGATCGCCGACGGCGTCCCGCATCTGCGCGTGGAGAACCGGGTGCTGCCCGCCGGCCCGACCGTCGCCGACGTCATCGCCAACACCGCGCTCTACTACGGCCTGGTGCGGGCGCTGGCGGAGGAGTCGCGTCCGGTGTGGACCCGGATGCCGTTCTCCGCCGCCGCCGAGAACTTCGAGACCGCGTGCCGCCACGGCATCGACGCCGAGCTGCTGTGGCCCAGGCCCGGCCGCTCCGGCGGGCTGACCCGGGTGCCCGTGACGAAGCTGGTGCGCGACGAGCTCCTGCCGCTCGCCGCCGCCGGGCTCGACGGCTGGAACATCGAGCCGGCGGACCGGGACCACTACCTCGGGATCATCGACGGGCGCTGCAAGCGGCGGACGAACGGCGCGTCCTGGCAGGCGGACACCTATCACCGGGCGCGCGAGGCGGGCCTCGACCGGGGCGCCGCGCTCGCCGCGATGACCCGGCGCTACGGCGAGCTGATGCAGGGCGGGGACCCCGTGCACACCTGGCCGGCGGGCGTCCCGGCGCCGTGA
- a CDS encoding VWA domain-containing protein — MGRHSLPDDRAAAGGGDRPPRRLRTVAIATVLVLAVAGGAAVAVQGGLLSFSKSCEEDAVHLSMVASPDIAPAVRAIADRARTDEVRSDGRCVDVNVVARDSYKVADALASGARPDYQMWLPDSDLWLTRAKGAGDGTAITPGGSVATSPVTLAAVPRAAEHLRWPKKTYTWAELTGAAMESGRVRLGSADPARSATGLLALNSIGASARKQGGDSDTRVAATAKLLAQRMSDGDTQVVATLPQDGSGAEAGNPARNQVVLLSEQAAFAHNAESAADGKLDLFYPEDGTPLLNYPLTMVDERHQSTDESRAALRFTILLSEDSSLRTFREHGFRTTYGAADEKVVAAAGGRSPQPYDATQPPAPTDEALQETLGLWTITVQSARLTTVVDASGSMAATVPGRNQSRMDVTKASLIQALDQFTPNDEIGLWEFATRLDGDKDYRQLVTTAGLGDPVKGGGTHREKLAAAFAALRPVPDGATGLYDTALAAYKEAQRTYVKGKFNAVVILTDGSNQDERSISRSALVEELKSIADPTRPVPLLAIAVGPEADREELDEIAKATGGGGYQVNDPAEIQAVILQAVMTAGQGARAAGE, encoded by the coding sequence ATGGGACGTCACAGCTTGCCCGATGACCGCGCGGCGGCCGGAGGCGGGGACCGTCCACCGCGCCGCCTCCGGACCGTGGCCATCGCCACCGTGCTCGTCCTCGCCGTGGCGGGAGGCGCGGCGGTCGCGGTGCAGGGCGGCCTGCTCTCGTTCTCGAAGTCCTGCGAGGAGGACGCCGTCCATCTGTCGATGGTGGCCTCCCCGGACATCGCCCCCGCCGTACGTGCCATCGCCGACCGGGCACGTACGGACGAGGTGCGCTCGGACGGACGCTGTGTCGACGTGAACGTGGTGGCCCGTGACTCGTACAAGGTGGCGGACGCCCTCGCGAGCGGAGCCCGCCCCGACTACCAGATGTGGCTGCCCGACTCGGACCTGTGGCTGACCAGGGCCAAGGGCGCCGGGGACGGCACCGCCATCACCCCCGGCGGCTCCGTCGCCACCTCACCGGTCACGCTCGCCGCGGTCCCCCGGGCCGCCGAGCACCTGCGCTGGCCGAAGAAGACGTACACCTGGGCCGAGTTGACGGGCGCGGCCATGGAGTCCGGCCGGGTACGTCTCGGCTCCGCCGACCCGGCGCGCTCGGCGACCGGCCTGCTGGCCCTCAACAGCATCGGCGCCTCCGCCCGGAAGCAGGGAGGCGACAGCGACACCCGGGTCGCGGCCACCGCCAAGCTGCTCGCCCAGCGGATGTCCGACGGGGACACCCAGGTCGTGGCGACCCTGCCGCAGGACGGCTCGGGCGCCGAGGCGGGCAACCCGGCGCGCAACCAGGTGGTGCTCCTCTCCGAGCAGGCCGCCTTCGCCCACAACGCCGAATCGGCGGCCGACGGCAAGCTCGACCTCTTCTATCCGGAGGACGGCACCCCGCTGCTCAACTACCCGCTCACGATGGTGGACGAGCGCCACCAGTCCACGGACGAGAGCCGGGCCGCGCTGCGGTTCACCATCCTCCTCTCCGAGGACAGCTCCCTGCGCACCTTCCGGGAGCACGGCTTCCGGACCACGTACGGCGCGGCGGACGAGAAGGTGGTCGCGGCGGCGGGCGGCCGGTCGCCCCAGCCGTACGACGCGACGCAGCCGCCCGCCCCGACTGACGAGGCGCTCCAGGAGACGCTCGGCTTGTGGACGATCACCGTGCAGAGCGCGCGGCTCACCACCGTGGTCGACGCCTCCGGCTCCATGGCCGCGACGGTACCGGGCCGCAACCAGTCCCGGATGGACGTCACCAAGGCATCGCTGATCCAGGCGCTCGACCAGTTCACCCCGAACGACGAGATCGGGCTCTGGGAGTTCGCGACCAGGCTCGACGGGGACAAGGACTACCGGCAACTGGTGACGACCGCCGGACTAGGCGACCCGGTGAAGGGCGGCGGCACCCACCGGGAGAAGCTGGCCGCCGCGTTCGCCGCGCTGCGCCCGGTGCCGGACGGCGCCACCGGTCTGTACGACACCGCGCTGGCGGCGTACAAGGAGGCGCAGCGTACGTATGTGAAGGGCAAGTTCAACGCGGTGGTGATCCTCACGGACGGGTCGAACCAGGACGAGCGGTCCATCTCGCGCTCCGCCCTCGTGGAGGAGCTGAAGTCCATCGCCGACCCGACGCGCCCGGTCCCGCTGCTGGCCATCGCCGTCGGGCCGGAGGCGGACCGTGAGGAGCTGGACGAGATCGCCAAGGCCACCGGGGGCGGCGGCTACCAGGTGAACGACCCGGCCGAGATCCAGGCGGTGATCCTCCAGGCGGTGATGACGGCGGGCCAGGGCGCCCGCGCGGCCGGGGAATAG
- a CDS encoding CPBP family intramembrane glutamic endopeptidase, protein MADSFPQEAVSQRILRSETVLVLALSLGASGVSALISFVGSLTKPGGLKDQAATLNSSAAPGRPWLDLAWQLFGIATALVPVALVAHLLIREGTGLRVLGFDRTRPGQDVARGAFVAAGIGSAGLAFYLVARAAGFNLTVVPESLPDVWWKFPVLILSALQNAVLEEVIVVGYLLRRLGQLGWTPMAALLASSVLRGSYHLYQGIGGFIGNMVMGVVFVLLYRRWQRVGPLVAAHALLDIGAFVGYALLAGKVGWLPTP, encoded by the coding sequence GTGGCTGATTCTTTTCCCCAGGAGGCCGTGTCACAACGGATTCTCCGGTCCGAGACGGTGCTGGTGCTGGCGCTCTCGCTGGGGGCCAGCGGCGTGTCCGCCCTTATCAGCTTTGTCGGATCGCTGACGAAACCAGGGGGTTTGAAGGATCAGGCGGCGACCCTCAACAGCTCCGCCGCCCCCGGCCGCCCTTGGCTGGATCTCGCCTGGCAGCTCTTCGGTATCGCGACCGCGCTGGTGCCCGTCGCACTCGTCGCGCATCTGCTCATCCGGGAAGGGACCGGGCTGCGCGTCCTCGGCTTCGACCGCACCCGGCCGGGGCAGGACGTGGCACGGGGCGCGTTCGTCGCGGCGGGCATCGGCAGCGCCGGGCTGGCCTTCTACCTGGTGGCCAGGGCCGCCGGCTTCAACCTCACCGTCGTGCCCGAGTCACTGCCCGACGTGTGGTGGAAGTTCCCCGTGCTCATCCTGTCGGCCCTCCAGAACGCCGTGCTGGAGGAGGTGATCGTCGTCGGCTATCTGCTGCGCAGGCTCGGGCAGCTGGGCTGGACGCCGATGGCCGCGCTGCTGGCCAGCTCGGTGCTGCGCGGCTCGTACCACCTCTACCAGGGCATCGGCGGGTTCATCGGCAACATGGTGATGGGCGTCGTCTTCGTGCTGCTCTACCGGCGCTGGCAGCGGGTGGGCCCGCTGGTCGCGGCGCACGCGCTGCTGGACATCGGCGCGTTCGTCGGTTACGCGCTGCTCGCCGGGAAGGTGGGCTGGCTGCCCACCCCGTGA
- a CDS encoding PhzF family phenazine biosynthesis protein has translation MRIRTVDAFTDRPFAGNPAGVLLFGPEGFPEDAFLQRVAAELNLSETAFAHPLPPGGDADWALRWFTPVTEVDMCGHATLATAHVLHTTGTATGSVRFAARCGTLASTAHPDGSLTLDFPTAPLTPEPAPAGLAEALGAEPLSVHDTGAQVGDLLVELKDEAAVRGLAPDFAALAALSRRGVIATAAATPMRAYDYVSRGFFPAVGIDEDPVTGSAHTALAPFWSARLGREELTGLQASARSGLVRTSLRGARTLLTGRAVTVLDGELLVGP, from the coding sequence ATGAGGATTCGTACCGTAGACGCGTTCACCGACCGCCCCTTCGCCGGCAACCCCGCCGGCGTCCTGCTGTTCGGCCCCGAGGGCTTTCCCGAGGACGCCTTCCTCCAGCGGGTCGCCGCCGAGCTGAATCTCTCCGAGACCGCGTTCGCCCACCCGCTGCCACCGGGCGGTGACGCGGACTGGGCGCTGCGGTGGTTCACCCCGGTCACCGAGGTGGACATGTGCGGCCACGCCACCCTCGCCACGGCCCATGTCCTGCACACCACGGGCACCGCCACCGGCTCGGTCCGCTTCGCCGCCCGGTGCGGCACGCTGGCGTCGACCGCGCACCCGGACGGTTCGCTGACGCTGGACTTCCCGACCGCCCCGCTGACCCCGGAGCCCGCGCCGGCCGGCCTGGCGGAGGCCCTGGGCGCGGAGCCGCTGTCCGTGCACGACACCGGTGCGCAGGTCGGGGACCTGCTGGTGGAGCTGAAGGACGAGGCGGCCGTACGGGGTCTGGCCCCGGACTTCGCGGCGCTGGCCGCCCTCTCGCGGCGCGGTGTCATCGCCACAGCCGCCGCGACGCCGATGCGTGCGTACGACTATGTCTCGCGCGGCTTCTTCCCGGCCGTGGGCATCGACGAGGACCCGGTGACGGGCAGCGCGCACACCGCCCTGGCCCCGTTCTGGTCGGCCCGGCTCGGCCGCGAGGAGCTGACCGGGCTCCAGGCGTCCGCGCGCTCGGGTCTCGTAAGGACCTCGCTGCGCGGCGCGCGCACCCTGCTGACGGGCCGCGCGGTCACGGTGCTGGACGGCGAACTGCTCGTCGGACCGTGA